DNA from Thermomicrobium roseum DSM 5159:
TTCGACCGGATCGGCAGCAGTTCGTAAGAATGCTCGTGGGGTGGTGAGCACCACCATGTCGACACTTTTTGCCAGCATCGTGGCCATCGTCAGCGCATCGTGTCCTTCCAGGACGCCGAAGAGAGCTAGTCGACGCCCCTGCACGGACAATGCGTCCAGCGCTTCGAGCAAAGCCGCCATTTTTTGCGGGTTATGCGCACCATCGAGAATGACGAGGGGTGTCTCCTGGATGATCTCGAAGCGCCCCGGGAAGCGGGTGGTCACCAAGCCGCGTGCGATCGTTTCGTCATCGATCCGTCCTCCGATACGATCGGCGAACGTGCGGATGGCAGCGATGGCCAGTGCCGCATTGCGAGCTTGATACGATCCTAATAAGCCGATCGGAAAGGTGTGCCCAGTGCGGAGGTCAGTGAGTGTTGTGCCGAGACCGGTCGAGGTGACCCAATAATCGCTGCCTTCGCGCACGACCGTGAGGGATGCGCCGACAGCGTCGGCTTCCGCGGCGATGATGGCGAGCAACTCGGGATCAGTGACTCCGGTGATGGCGGGACGACCCGGCTTGATGATACCTGCCTTGTGCCAGGCGATGTCACGGATTGTCGGGCCGAGCGTGCGGACGTGGTCGAGCCCCACGGTGGTAATCACCGCGACTTCCGGCAGGACGACATTGGTGAGGTCGAAGCGTCCTCCGACGCTGACTTCGATCACGGCGACATCCACCCGCTCCGATCGCAAAGTCTGAAAGACGAGCGCAGTCCAAAATTCGCCGTAGGTGAGCGGTTGACCACCTCGGGCGATCCACGAGCGAACCGCTTGGTCCAGTATGGCGACCTCCTCAGCGAATCGCTCCGGTGCGATGAGTTGTCCTGCGATCTGGAGCTTCTCCGTTTCTACCTGCAAGTATGGAGAAGTGTGCAGGCCTGTGCGGTATCCAGCAACATGCAGGATATTGGCGATGAAGGCAGCGGTCGAACCTTTGCCCGAGGTGCCAGTGATGTGGATGACGGGATAGACCCGATGCGGGTTGCCGAGGTAGGCGAGGAAGTCACGCAGTCGTTCCAATCGGCGTTGGGCCCGCAGGCGGACGATCTCTGGCGGGGTCCCAGGAGGGGGACCGGGTGGAGCTTGAATGAGTGCCCGGAGGTACCCGGTCGCCCATCGATAACGTGCGTCGGGCACGGACGCCTCGCTCATCGGATCCGACTCCTCCGGTTAGACTGGATGTGGCTCGTCCGACGATTCTCGCAGCCGGTGCAACCTGAAGTATGACGTTTCGCGAGGGAAGAGACTTTCCAGCCTGGCGGTTCTTCGCTCTCGGTGCGATCGGCAGCGCTGTTGGTTTCGGGTTCGTTGCCGGTACACTCGTGTTCGCCGCCCCTCTCTTCGCGATTTCGCCGAGTAGGATAGCTCAGCTCGTCTCTCTGCACGGCCATGGCCAACTGTACGGGTTCGTGCTCGCGTTGACGATCGGCGTTGCCTGCTGGTTCTTGCCGCGGCTTTGGGGCCGCCCGCAACGTGGTGTCCCGTGGCTCGTCGGAATGTTCCTGTTCAGCGGTCTCCTGCTCCGCGTGTTCGGATCGATCCTCGATCGACCTCGGCTGGCTCTTGTGGGAGGCGGACTGGAGTTCGTCGCCTTCGTCCAGGCAGGATGGGACCTCACTCGCTCGGTTGTGCAAGCGCCACTCGCTGGTAAGGCACGTGATCCTGCTCTCGCCGTCGGCGTCATCGTGGCCGTCGTGGCGTTGCCGATGGGACTCGCGGCCGATCTGTGCGCGATGGTGGGCATCTGCTCGAGCGGGCGGGTCGTCAGCGTGCTTGTCGGATTCTACGGTGCGGCTGTCCCGATCGCGTTGGCCATGACCGGGCGCCTGTTCCCCCTGTATTTCTGGACGCGCGTTCCTCATCGGCGGTATCTGGCTTGGGCACTCATGATCACGACGGGCGGACTGTGGTGGCGTGTCGGCGCGTTCGTCGCGGAATGGTCTTATGGGGTACGCTTCGGATGCGCCTTGCAGGGAGCGGGGCTAGTGGGAGCGATCGTCGCTCTGCGGTTGCTCGAACCGCGACAGGTTCGTCCGGCGGCGAAACGTTCGCTGTGGCAGGATCCTTACGCCTGGCTGGCAGCACTTGCGTACACAGCGTTGGGTGCCGACGCTCTTCTGCTTCTCGGCGCGACTTTTCGTGGCGTTCTGTCAGCACCAGCTCTCGAGTGGCATTTAGTCGGCGTCGGCTACCTGATGGTGTTGATCACCGCCGTCGGCCCGTTGCTCCTCGCTGTTTTCGCTGGTGAGCGCACGGGGGCAACGTGGCCTGGCTGGGTCATCCTGGGATCAGTCCTCATGACAGCGAGCCTGCGGATCGGGGCTGCGCTCGCGCCGGGAGAGGCAGCTCGGTGGGCTGGTGCAGCTGCCGGGCTCATCGGAGCGACGACTGTCCTCCTCTTCGCTTGGCACGCGCGAATCCTTTCGCTGAGGCGGAGCCGCCGCGCCCTGTAGGGATCTGACGTGTTACGATACATGACGGTTGCGAAAGGAAAGTGCCAAATGGCACGGATGGGAGAACCCGAAGGATGAGCGAGCTGACACGCGAACGAGTGCTCGAAGCCCTGCGTCCTGTCCAGGACCCGGAACTGCATCGGAGCCTGGTCGACCTTGGCATGATCAAAGAGGTGACCATCGAGGGAGCGAGCGTCCGCGTTCAGGTGGAATTGACGACCCCAGCGTGCCCCTTGCGCGAGCGCATCAGGGAGGACGTCGAACGCGCGGTGCGTGCGCTCCCTGGTGTGCAGACGGTCGAAGTTGGGTTTTCGTCGCGCGTACGCGCGGCGGGAACCGGTCTACCGGATCGTCAGCCCATACCCGGGGTGAAGAACACGATCGCAGTGGCGAGTGGGAAGGGAGGCGTCGGCAAGTCGACGGTCGCGGTCAATCTGGCGGTCGCACTGGCTCAAGAAGGAGCGACAGTCGGCCTCTTGGATGCCGATGTCTATGGTCCCAGCATTCCGCTCATGCTCGGAGCGGAGGAGCAGCCAGGGCTGGTCGACAACAAGATCATTCCCGGTCGTGCTTACGGTATCGCCGTGATGTCTGTCGGATACATTCTGGATCCGGAGAAGGCACTGATCTGGCGCGGGCCACTGGTTTCGCAACTCATCCGCCAGTTCTTGAGCGACGTGCAGTGGGGTGATCTCGATTATCTGGTCATTGACCTTCCACCGGGCACGGGGGACGTGCAGTTGACACTGGTGCAGACGATTCCGTTGTCCGGTGCGATTATCGTGACCACACCGCAGGATGTCGCTCTCGCCGATGCGATCAAAGGTCTTCAGATGTTCCGCGAGGTCAAAACTCCGGTTCTCGGTATCGTCGAGAACATGAGCTACTTCGTCTGCCCGCATTGCGGCCATGTCGCGGAAATTTTCGGCTCGGGTGGCGGCGAGCGGGTAGCGAACAAGTATGGAGTGCCCCTCTTGGGTCAGATTCCGATCGATCCGGCTGTCCGGGAGGGTGGCGATCGCGGCGTGCCGGTCGTCGTCGGCCAGCCTGGTTCGTCGACTGCCCAGGCCTTCCGGGAGGCGGCTCGTCAGGCAGCAGCGCGTCTCTCGGTGGAAGCCGTGAAAAAGCCGCGCAAGCCGGTGATGATGCTGCAACCCAAACGGTGAGGGATCGGGATACTGCTCCTGCCGCGCATCGCCTAGAGATGCTAGGATCGCTCGCCAGGAGGAGGAAGGGTATGCGCTGCCGGTGGTGTGGTGGTGAAGTGCCCAAGGGGGCTCGTTACTGCCCGTGGTGCGGGCGGGCTCGCACCGCGGAAGCCTCTGGTGGGCGGCGACGCGTGGTCATTACCGGCTTGGGGGCAGTGACGCCGCTGGGCTTGAGCGTGGAAGAAACGTGGCAGCGGATCTTGCGTGGGGAGTCGGGAATCCAGCGGATCGAGCGATTCGATCCGAGCGATCTGCCAGTGCAGATCGCCGGCGAGGTGCGCGGTTTCGTGCTCGGCGACTGGGTCGATGCCAAGACCGCGCGGCAGATGGCCATGTTCAGTCAGTATGCGTTGGAGGCGGCGGGTCAAGCATGGCGGGATGCCGGTTTGGATAGTGGAGCGATCGATCCAGCCCGGGCAGCCGTCGTGATCGGTACCGGTGCTGGAGGCATGGCGACGATCTTGGAGACACATGAACTGGCCCAGCGCCGAGGCCTTCTGCGAATCTCGCCGCACTTCATGACGATATTCCCACACAACATGCCGGCGTATCATTTGGCGCAAGCGTTCCGTTTCCTCGGTCCGAGCCTGACGGTTTCGACTGCCTGCGCGACCGGTGCCCAGGCGATCGGGGAAGCCGCGGAGATGATCAGGAACGGCGCGGCGGATATCGCGCTGGCGGGGGGAACCGAATACTGCGTCTTTCCGCTCTTCATCGCGAGTTTCGCCGTGCAACGGGCTGCCTCCACCTGGAACGATCGTCCGGAAGAGGCCAGCCGGCCGTTCGATGCGGAGCGTCACGGCTTCGTGGTCGGAGAGGGTGCTGGCATCGTGGTGCTGGAGGCGCTCGAGCACGCGCAGGCACGCGGTGCTCGTATCTATGCCGAGCTCCTCGGCTATGCCTCGAGCAACGATGGATACCATCCGATCGCGCCTGATCCAGAGGGAAGTGGGGCAGCGCGGGCGATTCGGGCTGCGCTGGCCGATGCGTGCGTCGGCCCGGAAGACGTCGATTACATCAATGCGCACGCGGCGTCCACGCCGCTCGGTGATCGGGCAGAGACGCAGGCGATCAAGGCGGTCTTCGGGGAACGGGCCTATCGCATTCCGATCAGTTCGACGAAATCGATGATCGGGCACTTGATGGGTGCGGCTGGTGCGGTCGAATCGATCGTCACCATCCTGAGCATCCGTGATGCCATCGTGCATCCGACGCGGAACTACCGGTATCCTGACCCGGAGTGCGATCTCGATTATGTGCCGGAGGGGCCGCGTCGGCACACGATACGGGTCGCCTTGAAGAATTCGTTCGGTCTCGGTGGGCAGAATTGCTGCCTGGTCTTCGCGGCGTGGGATGGAGCGAGAGGGCCGGAACAGAGCGAGCCGAGCTCTCTGCGTTTGGAGTAGGAGGCTGAGATGCCCAAGGGCTATGCTCCGGTGAGCGGGCTCGAGAGCCCGCGTTTTGCTGGAATCCGCACCTTCGCGCGCTTGCCCCATGTGCGAGAGCTCGCCGGGGTGGATGTCGCGATCGTCGGTGCGCCCTTCGATACCGGCGTGACCTATCGTGTCGGGGCGCGGTTCGGACCAGCGGCCGTGCGCGAGATGTCGGCGATGCTGCGAACCTACCATCCATCACTCGATGTCGATGTCTACGAGGTACTGTCGGTCGTCGATTACGGGGACTTGCCGGTCGTGCCTGGTTACATCGAGGACAGCTATCAGCGGATCGAACAGGGACTGTTACCGCTCCTCGAGCACGATGTCGTCCCGCTGGTTATCGGTGGTGACCACTCGATCACTTTAGCGGAGCTGCGCGCGGTCGCGCGCCGTTACGGCCGGGTCGGATTCATTCAGTTCGATTCGCACACCGATACATGGGACGAATATTGGGGAAAGAAGTACACGCATGGGACCCCCTTCCGGCGAGCGGTGGAGGAAGGATTGATCGAGACGACGCGAGCGATTCAGGTCGGGATGCGTGGCTCACTCTATGGACCGGAGGATCTCGACCAGTCGCGGGAGCTGGGCTTCGAGGTGTGGACAGCGGACGACGTGCGGCGCACCGGACTCGGCGCGGTGATCGAAGCGATCCGGCGCCGAGTCGGCCAGGGGCCGGTCTTCGTGAGCTTCGATATCGACTTCCTCGATCCGGTGTATGCGCCAGGTACCGGGACACCGGAGGTCGGGGGGTTCACGACGCGCGAAGCGCAAGAACTCTTGCGTGGACTGGTCGGTGTGGACATCGTGGCAGCCGATATGGTGGAGGTCCTGCCCGCCCATGACGTGAGCGGCGTCACTGCCTTAGCTGCGGCCAACCTGTTATTCGAGATTCTGGCCGTTCTGGCCTTCAACCGGCGCGGGATGACGCGCTGAGATGCACGAGGCCCTTCTCGTACTGGTGTGGTGAAGTCGTTCGTGAGGAAGTTCGATGGACGAGCGTGAAGACCAGGGTCGGGTACGGTGGCGCCCCCGTTTCAGCGGGCTCCGTACCTTCGCGCGTTTTCCCCACCGTGCGGAACTGGCGGGGGTCGATGTGGCGATCGTCGGAATTCCCTTCGATACCGGCGTCACCTATCGGCCCGGGGCACGTTTTGGGCCGGCCGCGGTACGGGAGCACTCTTCCCGCATCGAGCAGTATCACCCGCCACTGGACGTGGATGTGACCGAGTACTTGACGGTGATCGACTACGGTGACACGCCGGTCGTCCCGATGGAGACACTGGAGTCGTACCAGCTGATCGAGGAGACGATCCGGACGGTCGTGGAGGGCGGGGTGATCCCGGTCGGGATCGGCGGTGATCACTCGGTGACGCTCCCCGAACTGCGGGCAGTCGCTCGCCGATTCGGCCCCCTCGCGCTGGTGCACTTCGACGCGCATGTCGATACCTGGGACACCATTTGGGGAACGCGGTACAACCACGGCACGCCCTTCCGTCGAGCCGTCGAAGAAGGAGTGGTCGACCCGGTTCGCTCGATTCAGATCGGGATCCGCGGTTCGCTCGGTGAGCGCGGGGAGCTCGAGCAATCGCGCGAGCTCGGCTTCGCGGTATGGACTGCGTGGGAGGTTCGACGAGCCGGAATCGAACGTGTTCTCGAAGCGGTCCGTCAGCGGGTCGGACAGCATCCGGTCTTCGTCAGCTTCGACATCGATTTCCTGGATCCGGCGTTCGCTCCTGGTACTGGAACGCCCGAAGTAGGCGGGTTCGCAATGTGGGAAGCCCAGGAATTGGTGTGGGGCTTGGTCGGGCTGAATATCGTTGCGGCGGATGTCGTGGAGGTCTTGCCCGATCGGGATCCGGCTGGAGTGACGGCGTTGAACGCGGCGAACATCGTGTTCGACTTGCTCGCGGTGCTCGCAGCAACGAGGAGGGAACGACATGGTACAGCCGAGCGCGCCGAGTGAGCACATTCTTTTCGGACGCGTACCCAAGCGAGCTGCGCAAGTGCGCCCGACCGTACCGATCGCTTTCCCGCTCGCCGAGGGCCAACTGCTCCAGATCACCGACGTGCAGGGCAAGCAAGTGGCTGATATGGTCGCCTTCAACCTGCACGACGTGCGCGAGTACCTTTCCACGTCGCATACCCGTGCGATCAATAATTCGCTCGTACTCACTCAGGGAATGACGCTCTATAGCAATCGACGAAACCCGATGCTCGTCTTGCTGGAAGATACGGTCGGGCGTCATGACATCTTGTTCCCCGCCTGCGATCGTCGTCGGTATCTGGATGACTACGGTATTCCTGACCACCCCAACTGCAAGGACAACTTCCTCGCCGCTCTGCGCGAGTACGGAATCGAGGAAGACGATATCCCAGATCCTGTCAACTGGTTCATGAATGTGGGGATCGTCGCCAAAGGGCGGTTCGAGATCCGCGAGCCGCTGTCCGAGCGGAACGATTACGTGCTGCTGCGGGCGCTCATGGATCTCGTCGTGGCGGTCTCGGCTTGTCCGCAGGACCAGAATCCGTGCAATGCATTCAATCCGACCGATATTCTCGTCCGTATCTATGACTGACGACGCTCAAGCGATGAAATGCAAAAACGTGAGAGGCAAGCGCTCCGCTGGTGGAATCTCGACCACTTGGCCGTTGATCGCGACCGCATAGGTGCGCGGGTCGACCTCGACACGGGGTGAGGCGGTGTTATAGCGCATGGCGTTTTTGAAGACACGGCGGACATTGCGGACGGCTACGAGGCGGCGTTGCAGTCCACTGCGCTCGAGGTGACTCGATGTGGCGGCAACTGGTGCGACGAAGGCAACGCTCAGTGCAGCCGGAGCTCGTCCGAGTCCCCCGAACATCGGTCGGTAGATCAACGGTTGACTCCAGCGTGTGGAGCCCATTCCGTCGCCGACAGGTGCCCAGGCGACGAAGCCAGCCTTGATGACCGCAGCGGGTTTGGCTCCGAAAAAGGCGGGATGCCAGAGGACGATGTCGGCGAGCTTGCCCGGTTCGAGGCTTCCGACTTCGTGATCCAGTCCGTGCGCGATGGCTGGATTGATGGTGTACTTCGCCAAGTACTGCAGGATGCGCGGGTTGTCATCGCCGTTCCCGGATGCAGGGTCGTAGCCACCGCCGCGAATCTCCTTCATGCGATGAGCCAGTTGCCAGGTCCGGGTGATCACTTCGCCGATCCGCCCCATCCCTTGCGAGTCGGAGGACATGATGGCAATGGCACCGAGATCGTGGAGCACATCTTCCGCGGCGATCGTGCTCGCTCGTACTCGATCGCGCGCGGCGGCGAGGTCGCTCGGGATATCAGTGGCCAGGCGATGGACAGCGATAATCATATCGAGCAACTCAGCCGTACTGTTGACGGAATAGGGAATCGTCGGGCTCGTCGACGAACCGATGACGTTCGGCTCCGAGACGATCTCCAGGATATTGGGTGCGTGGCCGCCGCCGGATCCCTCTACGTGGTACGCGTGAATGGAGCGCCCAGCGATCGCGGCGATCGTCTCTCGCAGTGACCCAGCCTCGTTCAATCCGTCGGTGTGCAGGGCAACCTGCACACCAGCCTGGTCGGCGATGGTCAGGCACGCATCGATGACTGCTGGGAAAGCGCCGACATCTTCGTGGATCTTGAATCCCGCGCAGCCGGCTTCCAGGTGCTCGACAAGTTGTGCGGTGTCGGAGGAGCCGCGACCGAGCACGGCGAGGTTCAGCGGGATCGTCTCGAATGCTTCCAAGAGATGACGCAGATTGTTCACGGGATTGACACCCAGATCCCAGACACCGCCGGATCCCTGCGCGACGAGCGTCGTGATGCCGGCGCTGAGAGCAGCGGGGACGACGCTTGTGGAAGAGAGGTGCACATGGGCATCGACCCCGCCGGGCGTGGCGATCAGTCCCTCAGCCGGGATGATTCCAGTAGCATTGCTGATGAGAACCTCGACGTCCTCCATGACGTCCGGATTCCCGGCCCGGCCGATCGCGACGATACGACCGTCCTTGATGCCGATGTTGCTCTTGAAGATGCCGAGTACCGGGTCCATCACGACGACGTTCGTGATGACGAGATCGAGCTTGCTGGGGCCGTGGTCGCGCCCGGCCAGCATGCCGTCGCGGACAGGACGACCGAAGCCGACGAGCGGTTCGAAGCCGGGCAGGGTGTCGTCCCGCTCGATACGAGCGTACAGGTTGGTGTCGGCGAGCCGGATGCGGTCGCCCGCTGTGGGGCCGTACCAACGAGCATAGTGTTGACGGTCGATCCGGACCGGCATGACAGTCCTCACTCCTCCGGTTCGTGACAAAAGCCTCGAGCGATCATCCGTTCGATAAGCGCCTCCAGGTCGATCGCGTCGAGGGGGCCATCGACCAAACCGTGAAAACCGCGTACGATCCGCTGCCCGCCGATCGGCACGACGGGGAGTTCGACGGTTTGGCCTGGTTCGATGCGCACTGCCCAGCCAACTGGGAGGTCCGGTCGCATGCCGAAACCCTTGCGCCGGTCGAAACAGAGTGCGGGATTGGCCTCGAAAACGTGGAAGTGGGCGGTGAGATGGATCGGGACGGTGCCGCGATTCGTGATGCGCAGGCGGGTGACGGGAAGGCGGGCATCGATTTCGATCGGATCAGGACCAGGGATGATTCCACCGGGCGGGACAGGATGCTCGCTCATCGGATGGGATTCCTGAGGGTCACGAGGCGCGTACCGTCAGGGAAGAGCGCGTCGATGTGGAGAACGGTGAGCATTTCCGGAACACCAGGGAGAACGTCATCGCGCGTGAGGAGGGAACTGGCATGCGCGACCACCTCCTCGTAGGAGCGACCAGCGCGTGCTTCTTCGTACACTTCGTCGCAGAGAAGGGCAGCAGCCTCCGTATAATTGAGCTTGATCCCGCGTGCGCGGTGGCGACGGGCGAGTTCAGCCAAAGTGAACACGGTCAACCGGTCGAGCTCCTTCGGGGTCACGTACATGGCTCGTGCTCCCGCGACGAACGCGCGATTCGGGACGAACAGTCTTGGAGGGATGAGGCATCCGTCAGCACTTCTAATCGAGTTCGATAGGGAATACGGTATTGTCGGAGCAGGTTCGCGACATTGACTCGGCGGTAACCGGACGGCAGCAAGGGGACACGGTGGCGGGAAAGAGCGAGCTTGGTCGGAAGGTATCGACCGAGTTTCCCTTGTCGGATGGCTTCCGCCAGGAGATCGAGGTCGGCCCGTCCTGGCACGTCCTCGATGGCAGTATCCGGTGGTCCGGCCAGTGGATCACGCTCGAGCCAAATATAGAGTCGACGCTCAGCCACAAGACGCTCCATCTGCCCCGATATCACGAGAAGGGAGGCGAGGATCAGGAGGTGAAGGGAATCCAGGACTCAGCTTTGGGAAGAGGCAGATCGTCGCCCTGCCCGGCAGCAGGCTGCAAGCGAAGCAGTGCCTCGATGTCGCTGCGGCGGTACAAACGTTCGCGCCGAATCCCGCGCCGGTAGCTCCGCAGGCGACCCCGGCTGGCGTACGCGTAGAGCGTTTCGCGCTTGACGCCGAGTAGGGCTGCAGCCTCGTTCGCCGTGAGATACTCGACACCATCGATTTCGATCATCGATCGCTCCCGTCACTGCTCCGCAGCACTGCAGTATAGCGCTGCTCGATGGTTCATGTCCATCGTGGATCGGACCACGGTATCGATTCTGTGATGTTCGGTGCTCCCTTTCGTCTCTGCCTTTTTCCGACCTGCGAGAGTGGATCGCCGGGGTTGGACGGTGCTGGGGCTGGCGGTGGGTTCGGAACGCGTGCGGCCTGGTATTCGGTACGGCTGCTTCGAATACACGAAGGCGAGTGGAGTCGACGGCTCTCGTTTCTCGCTGGATCCGTCAGTGGAGACAGCGCTGGCGGGTTGCGCATTCTCCTGTACTCTCG
Protein-coding regions in this window:
- a CDS encoding bifunctional folylpolyglutamate synthase/dihydrofolate synthase; translated protein: MSEASVPDARYRWATGYLRALIQAPPGPPPGTPPEIVRLRAQRRLERLRDFLAYLGNPHRVYPVIHITGTSGKGSTAAFIANILHVAGYRTGLHTSPYLQVETEKLQIAGQLIAPERFAEEVAILDQAVRSWIARGGQPLTYGEFWTALVFQTLRSERVDVAVIEVSVGGRFDLTNVVLPEVAVITTVGLDHVRTLGPTIRDIAWHKAGIIKPGRPAITGVTDPELLAIIAAEADAVGASLTVVREGSDYWVTSTGLGTTLTDLRTGHTFPIGLLGSYQARNAALAIAAIRTFADRIGGRIDDETIARGLVTTRFPGRFEIIQETPLVILDGAHNPQKMAALLEALDALSVQGRRLALFGVLEGHDALTMATMLAKSVDMVVLTTPRAFLRTAADPVELAAACQAQGTHAVTVDDPAEALALVLEMAQPNDLIVVTGSLYLVGHVREHWYPSSLIVTQRTCWPIRRSIAIQGAESACRQQHGSV
- the fabF gene encoding beta-ketoacyl-ACP synthase II, which codes for MRCRWCGGEVPKGARYCPWCGRARTAEASGGRRRVVITGLGAVTPLGLSVEETWQRILRGESGIQRIERFDPSDLPVQIAGEVRGFVLGDWVDAKTARQMAMFSQYALEAAGQAWRDAGLDSGAIDPARAAVVIGTGAGGMATILETHELAQRRGLLRISPHFMTIFPHNMPAYHLAQAFRFLGPSLTVSTACATGAQAIGEAAEMIRNGAADIALAGGTEYCVFPLFIASFAVQRAASTWNDRPEEASRPFDAERHGFVVGEGAGIVVLEALEHAQARGARIYAELLGYASSNDGYHPIAPDPEGSGAARAIRAALADACVGPEDVDYINAHAASTPLGDRAETQAIKAVFGERAYRIPISSTKSMIGHLMGAAGAVESIVTILSIRDAIVHPTRNYRYPDPECDLDYVPEGPRRHTIRVALKNSFGLGGQNCCLVFAAWDGARGPEQSEPSSLRLE
- the apbC gene encoding iron-sulfur cluster carrier protein ApbC, which gives rise to MSELTRERVLEALRPVQDPELHRSLVDLGMIKEVTIEGASVRVQVELTTPACPLRERIREDVERAVRALPGVQTVEVGFSSRVRAAGTGLPDRQPIPGVKNTIAVASGKGGVGKSTVAVNLAVALAQEGATVGLLDADVYGPSIPLMLGAEEQPGLVDNKIIPGRAYGIAVMSVGYILDPEKALIWRGPLVSQLIRQFLSDVQWGDLDYLVIDLPPGTGDVQLTLVQTIPLSGAIIVTTPQDVALADAIKGLQMFREVKTPVLGIVENMSYFVCPHCGHVAEIFGSGGGERVANKYGVPLLGQIPIDPAVREGGDRGVPVVVGQPGSSTAQAFREAARQAAARLSVEAVKKPRKPVMMLQPKR
- a CDS encoding DUF1989 domain-containing protein; its protein translation is MVQPSAPSEHILFGRVPKRAAQVRPTVPIAFPLAEGQLLQITDVQGKQVADMVAFNLHDVREYLSTSHTRAINNSLVLTQGMTLYSNRRNPMLVLLEDTVGRHDILFPACDRRRYLDDYGIPDHPNCKDNFLAALREYGIEEDDIPDPVNWFMNVGIVAKGRFEIREPLSERNDYVLLRALMDLVVAVSACPQDQNPCNAFNPTDILVRIYD
- the ureA gene encoding urease subunit gamma; this encodes MYVTPKELDRLTVFTLAELARRHRARGIKLNYTEAAALLCDEVYEEARAGRSYEEVVAHASSLLTRDDVLPGVPEMLTVLHIDALFPDGTRLVTLRNPIR
- a CDS encoding urease subunit beta, translating into MSEHPVPPGGIIPGPDPIEIDARLPVTRLRITNRGTVPIHLTAHFHVFEANPALCFDRRKGFGMRPDLPVGWAVRIEPGQTVELPVVPIGGQRIVRGFHGLVDGPLDAIDLEALIERMIARGFCHEPEE
- a CDS encoding helix-turn-helix domain-containing protein, giving the protein MIEIDGVEYLTANEAAALLGVKRETLYAYASRGRLRSYRRGIRRERLYRRSDIEALLRLQPAAGQGDDLPLPKAESWIPFTS
- the ureC gene encoding urease subunit alpha — translated: MPVRIDRQHYARWYGPTAGDRIRLADTNLYARIERDDTLPGFEPLVGFGRPVRDGMLAGRDHGPSKLDLVITNVVVMDPVLGIFKSNIGIKDGRIVAIGRAGNPDVMEDVEVLISNATGIIPAEGLIATPGGVDAHVHLSSTSVVPAALSAGITTLVAQGSGGVWDLGVNPVNNLRHLLEAFETIPLNLAVLGRGSSDTAQLVEHLEAGCAGFKIHEDVGAFPAVIDACLTIADQAGVQVALHTDGLNEAGSLRETIAAIAGRSIHAYHVEGSGGGHAPNILEIVSEPNVIGSSTSPTIPYSVNSTAELLDMIIAVHRLATDIPSDLAAARDRVRASTIAAEDVLHDLGAIAIMSSDSQGMGRIGEVITRTWQLAHRMKEIRGGGYDPASGNGDDNPRILQYLAKYTINPAIAHGLDHEVGSLEPGKLADIVLWHPAFFGAKPAAVIKAGFVAWAPVGDGMGSTRWSQPLIYRPMFGGLGRAPAALSVAFVAPVAATSSHLERSGLQRRLVAVRNVRRVFKNAMRYNTASPRVEVDPRTYAVAINGQVVEIPPAERLPLTFLHFIA
- the speB gene encoding agmatinase, whose translation is MPKGYAPVSGLESPRFAGIRTFARLPHVRELAGVDVAIVGAPFDTGVTYRVGARFGPAAVREMSAMLRTYHPSLDVDVYEVLSVVDYGDLPVVPGYIEDSYQRIEQGLLPLLEHDVVPLVIGGDHSITLAELRAVARRYGRVGFIQFDSHTDTWDEYWGKKYTHGTPFRRAVEEGLIETTRAIQVGMRGSLYGPEDLDQSRELGFEVWTADDVRRTGLGAVIEAIRRRVGQGPVFVSFDIDFLDPVYAPGTGTPEVGGFTTREAQELLRGLVGVDIVAADMVEVLPAHDVSGVTALAAANLLFEILAVLAFNRRGMTR
- the speB gene encoding agmatinase produces the protein MDEREDQGRVRWRPRFSGLRTFARFPHRAELAGVDVAIVGIPFDTGVTYRPGARFGPAAVREHSSRIEQYHPPLDVDVTEYLTVIDYGDTPVVPMETLESYQLIEETIRTVVEGGVIPVGIGGDHSVTLPELRAVARRFGPLALVHFDAHVDTWDTIWGTRYNHGTPFRRAVEEGVVDPVRSIQIGIRGSLGERGELEQSRELGFAVWTAWEVRRAGIERVLEAVRQRVGQHPVFVSFDIDFLDPAFAPGTGTPEVGGFAMWEAQELVWGLVGLNIVAADVVEVLPDRDPAGVTALNAANIVFDLLAVLAATRRERHGTAERAE